The nucleotide sequence TTAGTTCAAAAGTTTTTCCGTCTGAATGATAAATTCGTTTATGGCTACATTTTTTGAAGGAATAAAAATACTCCTTTTGCATTTTGTATGAATACAATCGTAATATTTATTCTAATTTCTGGCGAAGGAAAGCTAAGGAATATTAACTTTAACTCATTGCTGCAAACAAAAAACGCTTAGATATTTTTTAAATGATATCTAAACGTTTTTTGCTAATTCCTTTGCTAAAGAACTTGATATTTATATAGTTAATTAATGTTTCTCCCTCTTAAGCGAAAGAATTATTCTCACGCGAAGGGGTTTTTTACTAATTCGTTAATTGTCTTCCTGGAGAGTGGATTTATCTTGTAAAGGCAGAGTAATCGTAACGGTCGTTCCTTCGTTAACGATGCTGCAGAAGTCGATTTTGCCGCCGTGGTTTTTAATGATTTTCTGGCAAATCATTAAGCCTAGTCCGGTTCCTTTTTCCTTTGTGCTATAGAACGGCTCGCCTAATTTATTCAGCCGGTCTTCTGGAATTCCACTTCCCTGATCCGTTACCTGTATTGAAGCTAGGCTTGTTACTTTGGATATGGCAACTAGAATTTCGCCGCCTTTTGTCATCGCCTCTATAGAATTTTGAATTAAGTTGATTAATACCTGCTTTATTTTATCAGGCTCGCAATCTATATAAATACTAGGTGAGTCAGTTTTAATCTTAATAAATGCATCTGATAGTGTTGCTTGGGGATTCAGCAAATTAACAACGCCGTTAACGAGAGAAATCAAATCTACATTTGATAGATTTGATGCCTGAGGTTTGGCAAGGACGAGCAAGTCTCCAACTATAGACTCAATACGGGCAAGCTCATCGAGGATTATATCAGCATAATCTTCTGCTCCTTCTGCCGGGTGCTCACTCAAAAGCTGGGTAAATCCTTTTATAGCAGTCAACGGATTCCTGATTTCATGAGCAATTCCAGCTGCCATTTGGCCAATTACAGAAAGTTTTTCAGCTACCTGCAGCTGGTCCTCGGTTTTCCTTTGTTCAGTAATATCCTTAATGATGATAAGGGAAACGGCCCTGTTCTTGAAGACTGTCGGAATAAGTTGCATCTCGGCTCTCTTTGAATCATTATCTTTTCGGATTAAACTGATTTCAAGGTCACTGGAGTCTCTAGAATCCAGGCTTTCTTTCAGCAGTTTAAAGTCCTGTGGATCAGTATAATCATACAAAGACGTACCAATTATTTCTTCGAAACTAGTTGCGCCCATCAATTTTTTTCCCTGCTCATTAATGTAAGTCCATACTCCGTTTTTTGTAATAATCCCCATTGTATCTTTGGAATGTTCAAGGAA is from Mesobacillus boroniphilus and encodes:
- a CDS encoding ATP-binding protein, whose translation is MIKEETHQAYAPDIKDIHDISLALINAKDFLSTHSLDGRFTYAAPSCETLFGYTSAELHDQTIFSFCHPLDQEKLEQYFFSCQSGEILFRFRRKEGDYLWLESSRTKGPRNTETVLVSRDVTNRVNREEKLKEHQKRDRLFLEHSKDTMGIITKNGVWTYINEQGKKLMGATSFEEIIGTSLYDYTDPQDFKLLKESLDSRDSSDLEISLIRKDNDSKRAEMQLIPTVFKNRAVSLIIIKDITEQRKTEDQLQVAEKLSVIGQMAAGIAHEIRNPLTAIKGFTQLLSEHPAEGAEDYADIILDELARIESIVGDLLVLAKPQASNLSNVDLISLVNGVVNLLNPQATLSDAFIKIKTDSPSIYIDCEPDKIKQVLINLIQNSIEAMTKGGEILVAISKVTSLASIQVTDQGSGIPEDRLNKLGEPFYSTKEKGTGLGLMICQKIIKNHGGKIDFCSIVNEGTTVTITLPLQDKSTLQEDN